The Rhodothermales bacterium genome has a segment encoding these proteins:
- a CDS encoding RNA polymerase sigma factor, producing MAEEARMASSGANPDGAALLDRVRQGDADAWKTFVDQYEGVVAATVIGMIGRGPDAEDIGQEVFIRFFRNAANFRGDADVSTYLTRSAINLSLNAIKRRQRMRRWFFGPPEDRFEAPELPADKALERTELGTLVSSAIRALPADFRSVAVLRLVQEHSTAETAAILGIPEGTVMSRLSRAQKRLREMLGGVIDG from the coding sequence ATGGCTGAAGAAGCTCGCATGGCCTCCTCAGGGGCGAATCCGGATGGTGCCGCCCTGTTGGACCGGGTCAGGCAGGGAGATGCCGACGCCTGGAAGACGTTTGTCGACCAGTACGAAGGTGTGGTCGCTGCCACCGTGATCGGCATGATCGGTCGCGGTCCGGACGCGGAGGACATCGGCCAGGAGGTCTTCATCCGGTTCTTCCGAAACGCAGCCAACTTCCGCGGCGACGCCGACGTGTCCACCTACCTCACCAGATCAGCCATCAACCTCTCGCTGAACGCCATCAAACGGCGCCAGCGCATGAGGCGATGGTTCTTTGGTCCGCCAGAGGATCGGTTTGAGGCTCCGGAACTGCCGGCGGACAAGGCGCTGGAACGCACCGAGTTGGGCACCCTGGTGTCTTCCGCCATTCGCGCGCTGCCGGCCGACTTCCGGTCGGTTGCGGTTCTGCGACTGGTGCAGGAGCACTCTACCGCCGAGACGGCAGCCATCCTCGGCATCCCCGAGGGCACGGTCATGTCTCGCCTGTCCCGCGCCCAGAAGCGTCTTCGCGAGATGCTCGGAGGGGTGATCGATGGCTGA
- a CDS encoding ATP-dependent Clp protease adaptor ClpS: MSEQTQTEVLVEEAVAVGAPWRVILFNDEIHAFDEVVMQVVKATGYSVRRSTEVTLEAHHTGSSCAFVGDIEECLRVQRVLREIGLMTEMRG, encoded by the coding sequence ATGAGTGAGCAGACGCAGACAGAAGTCCTGGTAGAGGAGGCGGTAGCCGTTGGCGCGCCGTGGCGTGTGATCCTTTTCAATGACGAGATCCACGCTTTTGACGAGGTGGTGATGCAGGTGGTGAAGGCCACCGGTTACAGCGTGCGTCGCTCCACCGAGGTCACGCTCGAGGCGCACCATACCGGCAGCTCGTGCGCCTTTGTGGGCGACATCGAGGAGTGCCTGCGCGTGCAGCGCGTGTTGCGCGAGATCGGTCTGATGACCGAGATGCGGGGCTAA
- a CDS encoding phosphatidylserine decarboxylase family protein: protein MFAREGYALIAASAVIGAALVLLSFQVGQPIAAVVGTLGVLVFAFTLWFFRDPSRTPPDDVEELLLAPADGKVVEIVQEEDRLYLKGSVKRISIFLSPLNVHVNRSPATGVIEFDEYVPGEYLVAWHPKASEKNERSQLGLMHASGTKVLFKQIAGAVARRIVYHVGVGDSLKAGERFGIVKFGSRMDVIVPPHIPVFAEVGDRVVAGETILGHLIPQGAEATTNAEAAEAR from the coding sequence ATGTTCGCACGGGAAGGCTACGCGCTGATTGCCGCATCGGCCGTGATTGGCGCCGCCCTGGTGCTGTTGTCGTTTCAGGTCGGTCAGCCCATCGCCGCTGTCGTGGGCACATTGGGCGTCCTGGTGTTCGCGTTCACACTCTGGTTCTTCCGCGATCCGAGTCGCACTCCCCCGGACGATGTGGAGGAGCTTCTCCTGGCACCCGCGGACGGCAAAGTGGTCGAGATCGTGCAGGAGGAAGACCGCCTCTACCTGAAGGGCTCGGTCAAACGCATCTCCATCTTCCTTTCGCCGCTGAATGTGCACGTCAACCGCTCGCCTGCCACCGGCGTCATCGAGTTTGATGAGTACGTGCCGGGCGAGTACCTGGTGGCCTGGCATCCCAAGGCCAGCGAGAAGAACGAGCGCTCACAATTGGGATTGATGCACGCCTCCGGCACCAAGGTGCTGTTCAAGCAGATTGCGGGTGCGGTGGCGCGCCGCATTGTGTACCACGTCGGCGTGGGGGACAGTCTGAAGGCCGGGGAGCGTTTTGGCATCGTCAAATTCGGCTCCCGCATGGATGTGATCGTGCCGCCGCACATTCCTGTGTTCGCCGAAGTGGGGGACCGGGTCGTGGCAGGGGAGACCATCCTGGGGCATCTGATTCCTCAGGGGGCGGAAGCCACCACGAACGCAGAAGCTGCGGAGGCCAGGTAG
- the mtaB gene encoding tRNA (N(6)-L-threonylcarbamoyladenosine(37)-C(2))-methylthiotransferase MtaB, with protein MRVSLHTLGCKLNYADTGSMSRAFEERGFDAVPWGGEADVAVINTCTVTEEAERKCRQAIRRALRLNPDTYVIVTGCYAQLRPEEIAEIEGVDLVLGTAEKSQVFAYADAFVKQEKTQVHVSCIDEATDFGPSHAAGERSRAFLKVQDGCDYSCSFCTIPAARGPSRSHTIAGAVAQARSIARDGFSEIVLSGVNIGLFGQDTGESLLDLFRALDTVDGVARYRISSIEPNLLTDEIIGFVAGSRAFQPHFHIPLQSGDDEVLGAMRRRYRRQVYADRVGRIRRDMPHACIGVDVIVGFPAETDAHFRNTAAFLEDLDVSYLHVFTYSERPDTVAVERFGTDVVNRGVRSQRNRTLRLLSTRKRMAFNARFVGTSRPVLWEREGEMHQLGFTDNYVRVRRASIPGTEGAIEQAYLDRLAEDGVVEAGIPALTVL; from the coding sequence ATGCGCGTTTCCCTCCATACCCTGGGCTGCAAGCTCAACTATGCGGACACCGGCTCCATGAGTCGGGCGTTCGAGGAACGCGGGTTCGACGCCGTGCCCTGGGGCGGCGAAGCGGATGTAGCGGTGATCAATACCTGCACGGTGACCGAGGAGGCCGAGCGCAAGTGTCGCCAGGCCATCCGGCGCGCACTGCGCCTGAATCCCGACACCTACGTCATCGTCACCGGGTGCTACGCGCAACTTCGCCCTGAGGAAATCGCGGAGATCGAGGGCGTGGATCTGGTGCTGGGCACCGCCGAAAAGTCCCAGGTCTTTGCGTACGCGGACGCGTTTGTCAAACAGGAGAAGACGCAGGTACACGTCTCCTGCATCGACGAGGCGACCGACTTCGGTCCCTCCCACGCCGCCGGCGAGCGCTCGCGCGCATTCCTGAAAGTGCAGGACGGCTGTGACTATTCCTGCTCATTCTGCACCATCCCCGCGGCGCGCGGTCCCAGCCGGAGCCACACCATCGCCGGTGCCGTGGCGCAGGCGCGATCCATTGCCCGGGACGGGTTCTCGGAGATCGTGCTCAGCGGCGTGAACATTGGCCTGTTCGGCCAGGATACCGGCGAGAGTCTGCTGGACCTATTCCGCGCATTGGATACAGTCGATGGGGTCGCCAGGTACCGAATCTCCTCCATCGAACCGAACCTGCTGACGGATGAGATAATCGGGTTTGTCGCGGGCTCTCGCGCGTTCCAGCCCCACTTCCACATTCCCCTGCAAAGTGGCGACGATGAGGTTCTGGGTGCCATGCGGCGGCGCTATCGGCGACAGGTCTATGCGGACCGCGTGGGCCGCATCCGGCGGGACATGCCGCACGCCTGCATCGGCGTGGACGTGATCGTAGGCTTTCCGGCCGAGACCGATGCGCACTTCCGCAACACGGCCGCTTTCCTGGAAGACCTGGACGTCTCTTACCTGCATGTCTTCACGTACTCAGAGCGGCCTGATACGGTGGCGGTCGAGCGCTTTGGCACCGACGTGGTGAATCGGGGCGTGCGCTCGCAGCGCAACCGCACGCTGCGGCTCCTGTCCACCCGGAAGCGCATGGCGTTCAATGCGCGTTTTGTGGGCACCTCCCGTCCAGTCCTGTGGGAACGCGAGGGCGAGATGCACCAGCTCGGCTTCACCGACAACTATGTCCGGGTGCGCCGGGCCTCGATTCCCGGCACCGAGGGCGCCATTGAGCAGGCCTACCTGGACCGTCTGGCTGAAGACGGGGTGGTTGAGGCCGGAATTCCGGCCCTCACGGTGCTCTAG
- a CDS encoding septal ring lytic transglycosylase RlpA family protein yields MHRKLFALILGFLVVLPLSAQNSETGYASWYNRGFNGLATASGEAYDHEGLTAAHPTLPFGSMIRVTRVDDGRSVLVRVNDRMKSGPGHVIDLSGAAARAIGMMDSGVARVRLDQQAGQAVATVTPASETIAPQRGSYTLQLGVFSNRPAAEAEAGKHEAAWIQTISSANGTMYRVYYSGFDNEEAARSAQRRLSSHGFDSFLRTLQ; encoded by the coding sequence ATGCACCGCAAGCTCTTCGCCCTCATTCTCGGATTCCTGGTCGTGCTCCCGCTGTCGGCCCAGAACTCGGAAACCGGCTACGCAAGCTGGTACAATCGCGGCTTCAACGGTCTGGCCACGGCCAGCGGCGAAGCCTATGACCATGAAGGCCTCACGGCCGCGCACCCCACTCTGCCGTTTGGCTCGATGATCCGGGTCACCCGTGTCGATGACGGCCGCTCGGTGCTGGTCCGTGTCAACGACCGCATGAAGTCCGGCCCTGGTCACGTCATCGATCTCTCGGGTGCCGCCGCGCGCGCCATCGGCATGATGGACTCGGGCGTGGCCCGCGTGCGCCTCGATCAGCAGGCCGGTCAGGCCGTCGCTACCGTTACGCCCGCCTCAGAGACCATCGCCCCGCAGCGCGGAAGCTACACGCTGCAACTGGGCGTTTTCTCGAACCGACCCGCCGCAGAAGCGGAAGCCGGAAAGCACGAAGCCGCCTGGATTCAGACGATCTCGAGTGCCAACGGGACCATGTACCGGGTCTACTACAGCGGATTCGACAATGAGGAGGCCGCCCGTTCGGCCCAGCGTCGCCTCTCATCGCACGGGTTTGACA
- the pssA gene encoding CDP-diacylglycerol--serine O-phosphatidyltransferase — MSGVGKQRRIRQRLETYRAKRGGRVRRRLPPTTVPSFFTLMNLFSGFLAIIQASEGRFENAAWLIVLAAFFDLLDGMMARLTNGSSLFGVELDSLSDIVSFGVAPAFLVHQYALGEFGLVGLVVSALPAICGAVRLARFNVNFDGEKKPFFEGMPIPGQAMFIVAVLLNASWLDSLPGIDTTQITFLGPIIVLMSVLMISPIRFESMPKPSAEFLRAEPRKGLIYVGALVLMLIVPREGVLICLSTYVLVSIWRTFSEAGRAALRSSPVENAENASGDGKAS, encoded by the coding sequence ATGTCTGGCGTAGGCAAGCAGCGGCGCATCCGGCAGCGGCTGGAAACCTACCGCGCCAAGCGCGGCGGACGGGTCCGCCGGCGACTGCCCCCGACCACCGTGCCGTCCTTCTTCACGCTGATGAACCTGTTCAGCGGATTCCTGGCCATCATCCAGGCGTCGGAAGGTCGGTTTGAGAACGCGGCGTGGCTGATTGTGCTGGCGGCGTTCTTCGATCTTCTGGACGGCATGATGGCGCGCCTGACCAACGGGTCGAGCCTGTTCGGTGTCGAGCTGGATTCGCTGTCGGACATTGTCTCCTTTGGCGTGGCACCGGCGTTTCTGGTGCATCAGTACGCCTTGGGCGAGTTCGGCCTGGTCGGCCTGGTGGTGTCGGCCCTGCCCGCCATCTGTGGTGCGGTGCGGCTGGCGCGCTTCAACGTCAACTTCGACGGAGAGAAGAAGCCCTTCTTCGAGGGCATGCCTATCCCGGGGCAGGCCATGTTCATTGTGGCCGTGCTGCTCAATGCCTCCTGGCTGGACTCGCTGCCGGGCATCGACACCACGCAGATCACGTTCCTGGGGCCGATCATTGTACTGATGTCGGTGCTCATGATCTCGCCGATTCGGTTCGAGAGCATGCCCAAACCATCTGCGGAATTCCTGCGGGCGGAGCCGCGCAAGGGGCTGATTTACGTGGGCGCGCTGGTCCTGATGCTGATTGTCCCGCGCGAAGGCGTGCTGATCTGCCTGAGCACCTACGTGTTGGTCTCCATCTGGAGAACATTCTCTGAAGCCGGCCGCGCAGCACTGCGCTCATCGCCCGTAGAAAACGCGGAGAATGCCTCCGGGGACGGGAAGGCTTCCTGA
- the purS gene encoding phosphoribosylformylglycinamidine synthase subunit PurS, translated as MPYHVSVEITLRTSILDPQGKATQHALDQLGFTGIEDVRIGKFVELTIDADSAEAARERATEACRKLLANEVMEDFTVRVEEAQTA; from the coding sequence ATGCCTTACCACGTATCCGTCGAAATCACCCTGCGCACCTCCATTCTGGACCCGCAGGGCAAGGCCACCCAGCATGCGCTGGATCAGCTGGGTTTCACCGGCATCGAGGACGTGCGCATTGGCAAGTTTGTCGAGTTGACGATCGATGCGGACAGTGCTGAGGCCGCCCGCGAGCGGGCCACCGAGGCATGCCGCAAGCTGCTGGCCAACGAGGTCATGGAGGACTTTACCGTGCGCGTAGAGGAGGCGCAGACCGCATGA
- a CDS encoding FecR domain-containing protein gives MADLDRLIADAAREDRAESFGPYFAERTVRAAREAGLGTAADSALVGSGARAVRRSALRGSRASAARGTASSGTALPWLRPALAVATLALLITTADQFRTRTVSVAAGATEQVTLPDGTGVTLAAGSRIAWKPFLLRSERQVQLQGEAFFGVAHGERTFAVETFNARVVVTGTRFNVRAWPAAERPETLVSLEEGGVRVEASGSAETLVPGETVRIAADRIAREERLTPAQASGWRTGGIALVDLPLRDALASLERRFDVSLSAAASVSDRPTTYVAPSAGELEDVLDAICFALNLTYRPVLGGYTIEPAQ, from the coding sequence ATGGCTGATCTGGATCGTTTGATTGCCGATGCGGCCCGAGAGGACCGCGCCGAAAGCTTCGGGCCGTACTTCGCGGAACGCACCGTGCGTGCGGCGCGCGAGGCCGGTCTGGGCACGGCGGCGGACTCCGCCCTTGTGGGCTCCGGCGCTCGCGCGGTCCGGCGCTCGGCCCTCCGCGGCTCGCGCGCCTCCGCGGCTCGCGGCACGGCATCCAGCGGCACTGCCCTCCCGTGGCTTCGTCCTGCCCTGGCCGTTGCCACGCTCGCACTGCTCATAACCACCGCTGACCAGTTCCGCACCCGCACGGTGTCGGTTGCCGCCGGCGCCACCGAACAGGTGACGCTTCCCGACGGCACGGGGGTCACACTGGCCGCCGGAAGTCGCATCGCCTGGAAGCCGTTCTTGCTCCGCTCCGAGCGGCAAGTTCAGCTTCAGGGAGAGGCGTTCTTCGGCGTCGCGCACGGCGAGCGCACCTTTGCGGTGGAGACCTTCAACGCCCGCGTTGTGGTGACGGGTACGCGCTTCAACGTGCGCGCCTGGCCCGCAGCCGAGCGGCCGGAAACGCTGGTCTCGCTGGAAGAAGGCGGCGTGCGCGTGGAAGCCTCCGGATCTGCGGAAACGCTGGTCCCGGGAGAAACGGTGCGCATCGCCGCGGACCGCATCGCCCGTGAAGAGCGACTCACACCGGCACAGGCGTCGGGGTGGCGCACCGGCGGCATCGCGCTGGTGGATCTCCCCCTGCGGGACGCGCTGGCCTCTCTGGAGAGGCGATTTGACGTGTCGCTCAGCGCGGCCGCTTCCGTTTCGGATCGACCCACGACCTACGTGGCTCCCTCGGCAGGTGAACTCGAGGATGTGCTCGACGCCATCTGCTTCGCACTCAATCTCACCTACCGCCCGGTGCTGGGCGGATATACCATAGAACCCGCACAATGA
- a CDS encoding TonB-dependent receptor — translation MARDSAPSVISGWKHSLLLAAGLLMAVPAAAQSWSVDVRGADLDHALRTFAERTGTAVAYDPDRVRGVRVTCGVSTGDVEVYLACLLSGTGLEYFRRASGTYVIGPSLALPAAYGVVTGQVEDADTGNPLALAHIRVGPEARWAVTGAGGRFVLADLLPGRYRISVSHLGYGAWEDSVDVVSGSATRIVAPLRTAPIEAAPIVIEQSASPPTARDARRQVGEVRVRMPGAVSDLTGGLQIHGSAAGDLQLRLDGHPVYFPRQLVGLFGPFSSQAVDRIRVYQSGFGAETGSLLGGVVDFGQTLGGVPGFVAEANSHATEGSLVVSEGRSRVRASGRTSHLSRTRPSSVLGTLEDWSTTDPFLLFAPTGELANANESRVNELYSFSDLAPTASFSDLNAAWSVETRPGLRVHGTAYHGRRGLSGDRRADGVERAVADAQPFLSAVARHQWRTSTGAVGVRALLGTQAFASGSMRFSRYRYQHGYRLANPRADQFAAEVDSGNLAEGDLPIDLSNSNRLDEWQVDARLDAARGRHFVSMGLEAIGTTSAYALGAADMSAGATRGFLIDRGGGIDTLYAFVVGYRNEAAREQMGRLTFWLSDRFEGERLVVEGGARFTWHSTRTTVYAEPRMRLGWRFSPDLTAGVSAGLYRQFVLQFDYSTVNAGEVVPSTRIWLPVPGVLSPPRAVHVAAAAQWQRGALRTRVEAYAKRVDGGRTPNYLWSPTLDNRPDGHRFLAGQDARHIGIVVDNELENPLGLTRATLRLSRDRVTSAALFGGRTTSAPWSVPRTLALAHNASWNRVGAGARLTWESGMRWGLRQAYYDYYRRLATAGRWNLSDPDAHSLPDRVSLDVSLSWRPRASLEAYAEVENLLDRRNELDWRLLHDGSELRQDPRYLPGRTVVLGVKARF, via the coding sequence GTGGCTCGGGATTCAGCTCCGTCCGTGATCTCGGGCTGGAAACATAGTCTGCTGCTTGCGGCCGGCCTGCTAATGGCAGTGCCGGCCGCGGCCCAATCGTGGAGTGTCGATGTGCGAGGCGCTGATCTCGACCACGCACTCCGCACATTCGCCGAACGCACGGGCACGGCCGTCGCCTACGACCCCGATCGGGTTCGCGGCGTGCGCGTGACCTGCGGCGTGTCCACTGGCGATGTGGAGGTCTACCTGGCCTGCCTGCTGTCCGGCACGGGTCTCGAATACTTCCGCCGCGCCTCCGGGACCTACGTAATCGGTCCTTCCCTGGCGCTGCCGGCGGCGTACGGCGTCGTGACCGGTCAGGTGGAGGACGCCGATACGGGCAATCCCCTGGCGCTGGCGCACATCCGCGTCGGCCCGGAGGCGCGCTGGGCCGTGACCGGCGCCGGCGGACGCTTTGTACTGGCCGACCTGCTCCCGGGCCGCTACCGCATTTCCGTCAGTCACCTTGGCTATGGCGCGTGGGAGGATTCGGTCGATGTGGTCTCCGGCTCGGCGACACGCATCGTGGCTCCCCTGCGCACCGCGCCCATTGAAGCGGCGCCGATTGTCATCGAGCAATCCGCATCGCCCCCGACTGCTCGCGATGCCCGCCGACAGGTCGGCGAGGTCCGCGTGCGCATGCCTGGGGCCGTCAGTGACCTCACCGGTGGCCTGCAGATCCACGGCAGTGCTGCGGGTGATCTCCAGCTGCGACTGGACGGCCACCCTGTGTATTTCCCACGGCAGTTGGTGGGTCTCTTCGGACCGTTCTCTTCGCAGGCCGTGGATCGGATCCGGGTGTATCAGTCCGGCTTCGGAGCGGAGACCGGCAGCCTGCTGGGCGGCGTGGTCGACTTCGGGCAGACCCTCGGCGGCGTGCCTGGGTTCGTGGCGGAGGCCAACTCCCACGCCACCGAAGGTTCGCTGGTCGTATCGGAGGGGCGCAGTCGTGTTCGTGCGTCCGGGAGAACGTCCCATCTGAGTCGCACGCGGCCCTCCTCGGTGCTTGGCACGCTGGAAGACTGGTCCACGACGGACCCGTTCCTGCTGTTTGCCCCTACCGGTGAACTGGCCAACGCGAACGAGTCGAGAGTCAACGAGCTGTACTCGTTCTCAGACCTGGCACCTACCGCATCGTTTTCCGACCTGAACGCGGCGTGGAGCGTCGAGACCCGACCCGGGCTGCGCGTGCATGGCACCGCGTATCACGGTCGTCGGGGCCTGTCCGGGGATCGCCGCGCAGACGGCGTCGAACGAGCCGTTGCCGATGCCCAGCCATTCCTCAGCGCCGTCGCGCGTCATCAGTGGCGAACGTCGACCGGTGCGGTGGGCGTGCGCGCGTTGCTGGGCACACAGGCGTTTGCCAGCGGCTCGATGCGCTTCAGCAGGTACCGGTACCAGCATGGGTACCGTCTGGCCAACCCCCGGGCGGACCAGTTTGCGGCCGAGGTGGACTCGGGAAACCTGGCGGAGGGCGACCTGCCCATCGACCTGAGCAACTCAAACCGACTGGATGAGTGGCAGGTGGACGCGCGGCTGGACGCGGCCAGGGGCCGGCATTTCGTGTCGATGGGACTTGAGGCCATCGGCACCACCAGTGCCTATGCGCTGGGAGCGGCGGATATGTCGGCCGGAGCCACGCGCGGGTTTCTGATAGATCGCGGTGGCGGGATCGACACGCTCTACGCCTTTGTGGTGGGGTACCGCAATGAGGCGGCCCGGGAGCAGATGGGACGGTTGACCTTCTGGCTCAGCGACCGATTCGAGGGCGAGCGCCTGGTAGTCGAAGGCGGCGCCCGGTTTACCTGGCACTCCACTCGGACCACTGTGTACGCCGAGCCGCGCATGCGGCTGGGCTGGCGTTTTTCTCCCGACCTGACCGCGGGAGTGTCGGCGGGCCTGTATCGGCAGTTTGTGCTGCAGTTTGACTACAGCACGGTCAATGCGGGCGAGGTGGTGCCGTCCACACGCATCTGGCTCCCGGTGCCTGGCGTGCTCAGTCCCCCGCGGGCCGTGCACGTCGCGGCGGCTGCCCAATGGCAGCGCGGCGCATTGCGCACGCGCGTGGAGGCATATGCCAAACGGGTCGACGGCGGGCGCACGCCCAACTATCTGTGGTCTCCCACGCTGGACAATCGCCCGGACGGCCATCGTTTCCTCGCCGGACAGGACGCGCGACACATCGGAATCGTGGTGGACAACGAGCTGGAGAACCCGCTTGGCCTGACGCGGGCGACGTTGCGCCTCTCCCGGGATCGCGTGACCTCGGCGGCGCTGTTCGGCGGCCGCACAACGAGCGCGCCGTGGTCCGTGCCGCGAACGCTTGCGCTTGCGCACAACGCCTCCTGGAATCGTGTCGGCGCCGGCGCACGGCTTACCTGGGAGTCCGGCATGCGATGGGGTCTCAGGCAGGCCTACTACGACTACTATCGCAGACTCGCGACCGCTGGGAGGTGGAACCTGAGCGATCCCGACGCCCACAGTTTGCCCGATCGAGTGTCCCTCGACGTCTCGTTGAGCTGGCGACCGCGTGCGAGCCTCGAGGCCTACGCCGAGGTGGAGAATCTGCTGGACCGGCGCAACGAGCTCGACTGGCGGCTGCTGCACGACGGGAGCGAACTGCGCCAGGATCCGAGGTATTTGCCTGGTCGCACGGTTGTGCTGGGGGTGAAGGCGCGGTTTTAG